The Nitrospirota bacterium genome includes the window CTCCTTTTAGTAGGGATTGGGGATTGGTTTTTACTAACCCCTAACCCCTTTTTGTGCGCCCCCCTGCGATAGCAGGAATTATAGAGACCTCATCGCCGTCCTTCACCTCGGTCTCCTCTGCCTTCAAAAACCTGATATCCTCCTCATTCACATATACATTCACAAAACGCCTTATCTTTCCAGCCTCAGAGATTCTTTCTCCGATACCTGGGAATTTTTCATTAAGGTCATTTACAAGTTCAATCACCGTACCTGCTTTACCTTCCACTTCCTCCTTGCCATTAGTAAGCCTCTGGAGAGGAACGGGGATTCTCACTTTTACCGCCATTTTTAGCCTCCTATTTTCTTTAATGCCTCTTCAAAAGAAGCCAGATTTGGTTTTATATGGTGCACTTCAGGTGTATGCCCTGTAAGGGCTTCTTGAGTCTTAAGCCCATTTCCTGTAATACATATAACAGTGACCTCATCTTTCGAGATACGACCGCTCCTGATGAGTTTTATTGTAGCTGCAAGAGTTACACCACCAGCGGTTTCAGCAAAAATCCCCTCTGTCTTTGCTAAAAGTTTCATAGAATCTATTATCTCTGAATCCGAAACGTCCTCTCCGTACCCGCCGCTTTCTCTGACAACCTGAGCGGCATAAAAACCATCAGCAGGGTTTCCTATAGCCAGGGATTTAGCTATTGTGTTGGGCCTTACAGGTTTTATCACATCACTGCCCTGCTTTATACCCAAGCTGTTCGATGATTTCGTATCCATGGGTTTTTGAACCCTCTGCGTAAAATGGTCTGATGTTAATATTTACAAAGGCCCATCTGTATTTATTTGCAACCTCGCTGCAGAGTCTGTTGACTTCATCATAATTGCCATCGACGGCTATCAGATTTGGCTCATAAACAAGAGAGGCTATAATCTTGCTCGGCTCAAGAGTTGCGGGAATGAATATAAACCTTCTAAAACCTGCTTTTGCGCCCTGAGCAGAAACTGCATGGGCAAGATTCCCTGTGGAGGCGCATGCTACAGTATCAAAACCAAATTCCCTGGCCTTTGTCAGGGCAACAGAGACAACCCTGTCTTTGAAAGACAAAGTAGGATGAGCGACTGTATCATCTTTTATATAGAGTTCTTTTACACCAATGACCTTTGAGAGATTATCTGCCCTTATAAGCGGCGTAAAGCCAGAGTTAAGGCCAACCACAGGGTCACCGTCTACAGGGAGGAGCTCTTTATATCGCCATAAACTTTTATGCCTTGCCTGTATTTTCTCAACAGTCAATACCCTGCCTATGCTGTCATAATCATAAATAACCTCAAGCGGGCCAAAACAGAACTCGCATACATACACAGGTTGTACAGGGTATTCCCTTCCACACTCTCTGCACTTCAAGCCTTTGACAAAGCTCATCTCTTCCCCTTTTCTCCCGGAAGACTTAATTTAATTTCATCAATCTTTTCTG containing:
- a CDS encoding MoaD/ThiS family protein, translated to MAVKVRIPVPLQRLTNGKEEVEGKAGTVIELVNDLNEKFPGIGERISEAGKIRRFVNVYVNEEDIRFLKAEETEVKDGDEVSIIPAIAGGRTKRG